The DNA region GTGAGCGCACGATAATTTTACCAAGTTATACTCTCTACAAGTACATGTTTTGTTCAGTAGATTGACTTTGGTAGTTAGGACACTGCTGATTACGGTGAACTCGTCGGCATCCCTATTTATATTATTGACAAACAAGGAGTCGCCTTCATTTATCTTTTCCCTTAGCCGTTTTTCAGCCGAAGGCACAAATAAATTGATTGAACTGCTAATATGTGCACGTCTCTGTCTGAACATTTCAGCAAACCTCCTAGAAATGAAAGTGAATAAGGCAGTCAAAGGGACTCTCTTTCATCCCTCAGCATGGAGTTTAGCGACTCCACAATGTTTGTGGTCAGCACATCGTACCTGTTTGCTGGAAAATATCTCTGCTGCAATTGTCAAATCCAATATCAAACTCAAGGCAATTAGCATCTTCGGGGCATTTATTCCTTAATTGCCAAAAATATTGATTGAACTCCTGGTAACCATATGCCTTTGCTGCATCATAGTACACATGAAGAGAATCTCTACATTGGAAATTTTTTTGAAGGTTATCACCAAGATGCTTGATGCATAGTCCATGATGAGCATGCTCAAACATTCTGGAAACATCGTTGGCTATGCTCTTGTGCCTATCAGAGATGATGCACAAGTCTGGTTCATCGGTGAGTATATACCTCAGCTGCTCAAAGAAGTAGGTCCAGGATTCATCACACTCCTTGACCGCCATGCAAAAAGCAATTGGATAGATATGGTTCTCAGTATCCTATACAACGGTGGACAACAACACACCCTTATACTTGCCCTATAAATGCGAGCCGTCAACGACAATAACCTTTCGCATGTGTTTATATCCTCGAACGAAAGCTCCGTAAGCTACGAAGTAATATTTGAACTTGTCTGCATCATCAAGACTAATGCAAATTTTGGAACCTGGATATAGATTTTTAACCATGTACAAATAAGCCGGTAAGCAAGCATACCCGTGCTCCGGTGTCCCCCTAACCATGTTCTTAGCCATTACACATGCGTTCCAACACTGCCAATAGGTTGGTTTACAATGGAACTCTTTGAAAACCGTCCTCTGGATTTCCTTTGTCGTTGGCCCTTTGTTGTCAATATAGTCATTCATCAAGACTAATGCAAGGACAGCTGCCGAGGCATGCTTATGAGTTCTCGTAACGTGTTCAACCCCGTAAGTATGATCACTAACATACTTGTAAATGCGAAACCTATCCGAGTTGTCGTACTTATTGACCCGCAACATCCAACCACAATCAGGAGAGGTGCATTCCACCTTATAATATTTATTGTTACTCTTGTTTGGTGTAAAACAAAACGTGGTCTTTAATGCAACTTTATTCAATAAAACCTTTAAATACTCTTTGTTCTCACATTTTTGCCCATATTAAAAATCGGTTCCATCACTGAAGTTGTGGTTGCTTTGTGAACCACTTGGTGGCTGCCCATCACCCCCATCATTTCCATCACACTCTTCGTCATCACTATCAGGATCATCCATATCCATAAAATGATTACCCATGCCCTCATgttgcattgaagcttcattggcTGGCGGCTGTGGCAGTGGTGGGTCTTTGGGTGGGGGTGGTGCTGCTGATGTAGAACCAACTTGAGACCTCTCAACAACATTTATTCTTAAAACAGGCCTAGAACCATCAGCAGCAACATCAAGCATGTACAATACCGCCTGCCTATCCTTCGTTATGAAAGAAGGATGGGTAGTTCCCCTAGTGGCCAAAGCATTAATCATATAACTAATG from Lycium barbarum isolate Lr01 chromosome 10, ASM1917538v2, whole genome shotgun sequence includes:
- the LOC132612857 gene encoding uncharacterized protein LOC132612857, with amino-acid sequence MAVKECDESWTYFFEQLRYILTDEPDLCIISDRHKSIANDVSRMFEHAHHGLCIKHLGDNLQKNFQCRDSLHVYYDAAKAYGYQEFNQYFWQLRNKCPEDANCLEFDIGFDNCSRDIFQQTGTMRFAEMFRQRRAHISSSINLFVPSAEKRLREKINEGDSLFVNNINRDADEFTVISSVLTTKVNLLNKTCTCREYNLVKLSCAHAMAALILKYRPDYGSSIYEYSSPMYNVQSYILAFAETINVVPAESEWEVLEKYTNMYIPPPPYDPKLGRKRVKHIPGVSKSFKSRESSKGTRNKCSICKGAGHKKTTC